Genomic segment of Mytilus edulis chromosome 12, xbMytEdul2.2, whole genome shotgun sequence:
ttttgtacaatatatttcaaaagacataaatgaacaccattactagtgttacttgcttcatgttaatatttaaaatttattttcaatgtttaattaaagttttttttaaacgcgacaggaaaccataagaaaccgaaagcatttttttagttttattttattgcaaaatctgcttaaaatagtctgaacagtatactttttcttaaaatccatcttaaatgtaacagtattataaaactcctaaatatgtgcttgttttgaaaacaattagtacaatttattcagaaatttccatattttcttcattgatacaggatactataatcgttgtatcttgatgttttagccaaaaaaatgtatttatatttggttttgaaattccagttatatacaatttattccaaatcattggcaatgtaaaattctttaaatccagtaaagaaaaaacttttaacttggaattaaaatctttaaaataggcaccatgtgatatttgtgacctgtacaccatctacatggtttccacattttaacctactttagtgggctaaaatcaataatgtACTTCCTTTtaagtcatgcatggtaaaagtttacttctcctttgacaagtttattgcgtttctgaaaagtgtttgcagaacatgaataaaaaaaacatattaaaaattgtgacaaagataccaactttgtacattccaagtgtaacggtatgttaacatttattttttattaagttatctttattcacctaaaatatccagtaatatttactgctgaagcaaaatcaatccaacgagcatcggcacaatgataagagacgtaatgtcAATTGAATTTTCtaaggaccctttacatcgttatcaGGAAACAAAGTGTGTCATAAcgtctgtcaaatctgaaattgattttgtcaagtcattgggcatttattttcacacaagatcgtatgtaacattatgcacataggaaaaacaATAGACCCCCGgtgcaatctctttgaaaattgtattttccttttttaaacaagacgaaacaagtctacagattatgtttgctaacatcccgttggaaacaaaaacaatgtttagacctagtatttcataCATCCGGccgtaagggcgtgatcacatgttagtcacatgtttcacgtatgaccggaaatgattagaacttaacgacaaaaacaattttaataaaaaaaaaggaaataactggacttctgtttcgtttgaaatgtaacgcataacgataacgtcattttctaacttaattattacgaagaacaaaactagaatgtaaatcatctctgatttacctgtttgaacatctcgcgagagttcatatttgcatattgttataaagaattctattacaacaaagcagattacatcatctaaaatttgcgttacgaaattggaaaccaaagtaacgctattgttcttacacctgctacagaaatacttatagttctcagCATTTTCTTCTGAAccttcttattggtcgatgttctttattatttgaaagcaaaagttacgaatttgccggtgacgattatctataaatcagtcagcgttatgcacttcggaagcgaaaagtaacgcgagaaacgacacaaaaatactgtcgtataatctttgaaatttgtcaatttcaattttttttctagggaagagtagcatacacttgtatgttgataaaaataaaggcatctttagatgtagttacaacttttcttacagtaatacacatttttatcacttttctatcgttataggaaacgagcccaatagcaaattatggtccatatgtgAATCCAGGTCTCATAAACAATTGCCTTATATTTCTCCATGGACCTTTGATCCTTGAATAGGATTTATTCACTATCTAAAGATTCCCagtgaattttgaatttttatgcccACCTACATGTAAGATAATaggagggcattatgttttcccAACAGTTAGTCCTTAtgttcgtttgtctgtctgttcCGGTGGGTTAAActttttggtaaaggtagtttttgataaagttgaactcctatcaacttcaaacttagtacacatatgcatgttccctatgatataatcttgctaatttcaatgtcaaattaaaattttgaccccaatttcacgatccactgaacatcTGAACAGTGAAAATAAAAGTGTGAAAAGGGCATCTGTGTACTACATTTGTACtaatgacacattcttgtttcatgaTTCAGTTTTATCAAGATTGACAATTACCTGAGAAAAAAAACCTTGACATAAATTTCGACATAcacaatgtaaaaaaagaaagtaaTGATGACCAAACCATGAATCAAAAaactaaaaacatgaaaaagggaATACAGCATCGAGAATTATAGAAGTTGTGTCTTacaaatttccccaaaacacctatgaaaataaattaaattgttgCAAAATTTGTAAGAAACTCAAACACCTTGCTGATCAAAGTCTTGCTCATTTGTTGGCAAATGAATGAATAGATTGAAGAAACACTGTGTTGCCCCATAcctctattttatatatatacatgtacacataaacAATTATCACAAacataatttattaaatatgttaaatacaTGATGTAgttcatatatctatatataggtAAAAATGTGTAAGTGTGGACtaatagaattttattttcaacagtttTACCTCAGATTAGCATCTTCATAAGAGAAAACAGTACAAAACCAGCAGAAAAGGTTAGTTATATCATTaacagtacatgtacatacaatgtataaaTGTTCAAGTCATGTATTAgcatttatcctgcaattgggtgtcctactatacagccctacagatatcgctatgctgtatctgtatactatacagatatcgctttaaagctccgcccactgccggactgagtattgtttgaacctgtgtgacctcagaatgtgtattccagttgcattccatgacgatgacaattgtcgatttcaaaacttgaatgtgtatgattgtgttacaaaatcaaccatgtcaatttcagcatgcatgtttagtgaatgtcaagtctgaagcgtaggacaactcgtacacttctgtttcaaatttgacaatgttttgttatttgtttttactgttgaaattagttgttatgttaaaatagataattattcaccttgagcgatgtattattgttgaccattcgagattctttttgcgaacccgtcttcagcgtaatgtgtgattttgatattactacgcgggcctcaagggattacaaatcgaaaataaatgcttaaatatgttagtttttgtgtctttcaaaacacaagcaatatacagaattaattgcaggataaagacaatacattttgtaactgtttagtgtcttgaaatatcagctgtatttgtactctgctcgaaacaggtgtagtagctctataaaagctcgcatacaccttgtttcctagcctcgtacaaatacagctgatatttaaagacactaaacagttattgtctattgcTTCATTGCTTCAAATTTGCCAATGCTATTTTCTtgtattttgttctgtttttcaaTAACTTTAAGCAACtaatcaactatatttggtgtatgaaatgattgttagTTGTACacctacattttttgtacatagatataggaagatgtgttatgagtgccaatgagacaactctccatccaaataacaatttataaaagtaaaccattatagacagggtttccgctggcggtcacCATTTTcacaatttgcgaaaaaataataattgtggtgattaaaattcatcatttgcgaaagaatttggcgaaagaaatatatatataacgatttattttcatccatcttgtttatttacttttttcgggttTCTCAGACTTTACCTGTTCAGACAATtgcaatactcggaattcaccttgaactcgttaagattttgacagaaaatcaataatcagctgattgtaTTTTATAGCTTTTGacatcaaaggactaattaataaaggtgttgattgtattaAATTATATGACAAAATTATATGGTAAAATGGCGCCACATGTCACATAAAGGATTTATTAACcgctttgcgacgcacgtgtttgaagcaaaatgTTTACGCTTCCATTCCTTTTAATgatagtccagaaaagaaaactgttgttacGTCGAAAAATGTACAAAAGCAAggtctctgatttaaaacttaTATCATTTAACTTTGATATCAATAATGATTTGAGTgggtactttaaagtcgtttcagTGACACACATGTTTCAAGTATAGTTACATTTTTACGATGGTCTAGAAAAGAAAACAGTCGTTGtgaagaaatctattcaaaagTTTGGGaccaacccctcgaatgagagaaACCCTTCAATATAATGACTACACCTTACATGAGAAATCAATTTCAAGTGataaaaaacttttgttttgctgtaaaaaccacttcttgaTACAAAAGgacacatgtttttatttttgaagaaactTTCTTAAAGAACTGTACCTCTTTCAGGAATCCAAGAATTTTTATATTCAAGGAcatatatcttctttatttttaaaagtaagtgGTCCCCCTTCTTTTAAAGTTGTTCAAAATATGATAAGTTTTTCCCTATAAAAGGTAAATGTTTTGTATTATTCAGTCAATGTAGACTCTAAGacaagtttgagagaataatcatagacatcAATGGGGCAAACTCATCTtactaaggggggggggggggggctgaaaaaaaaaaatatatatatatttgtgttacttgacgaaaaaaaaaattaataaagtggcgtaaaatatattgttttagtgaaagaggtggcgaaaaaaataattgacccaggggacaCCCTGATTATAGGTCAGTGTACacccttcaacacggagccttggctcacaaggaacaacaagctataaagggccccaaaattacttgtgtaaatcCATTCAAAAGGGGAAAACCatcggtctaatatatatataaaaaacgagaaacacatataaattacattaacaaacgacaactactcattgtactgtacatcagattcctgacttaggacaggtgcaaacatttgcagcaggaaTAATcgtttaatggtaccaaaccttctccctttttctgaaacaatagcataacatcacaacatagaaaaacacatgataaaatatcaattggcaggcttaactcaatcaaaaaacataaattactAATAAATTAATAGTCtgtcaactgtatttggtataAGGATTAATTGTTAGGTGTATACATGTCTGACCAGATTTTGTCCGACCTTTACCTTGTTGTGAATCTTTGAAAATATTAAGTTTTGGTATAAGGATTACTTGTTACATGTAGGTGTATACATGAAGGTCTGTCTGTCTGACTggatttcatctgaccttgacctcattgtttGTGAATCTTTGAAAATATTAAGTCTATGTGGCACTTGTAGTGAAAAAATTATCGTtcataattttaacataaaatcaaTCACAGTCAGTAGAGCATGGGAGACATTTCAGCCTGTGCACTcttataaaaaaacttttgtgGAGGCTTTTTTTATAAATGTCACAAACTGAAATGGCAAAAAAAACGAGCAGTACAAGATCCACTAAAAAGCCAATATACATTGAACAGACACAATTAATTGACTCCTTAGATATGAATGAGAAATTTCctggtttttttaatttttaagtttgTTTCTCTATGAATTTGAAAACTTCATAAGACAgaaaataaactttaaacataaaagaTGTGATACAATGAATGTAATTTATACAAAATCTATAAGAatgattacaaaatgtacatgtatatgaatgaaATCATTACTGCACTTCGTTTTAGACTTTTAGCACTTACATTTTGCCTTTTATCTTGCAAACAattaaagacaaatgaaagatgGACAGAAACAATAGGCGAGTAAAATTGATCAATATCTAACTTATTTTAATCCAAGATAGTTTGTAGATATTTGAGAATCCAGTATCTAAAACATGTATGTTGTAAAGTGGCAATACAATACATTATGACTGTGTCTTGCAAGATTATTATTTGGTGTTCTGCATGCTATTCCTATATTGTACACAGTGACTCATCTTCTATTTTTTTCAGACTAAATTTGGTCCCCTGAAAGATGAAGATAGAATTTTCACAAATTTATATGGACGCCATGACTGGAAACTCAAGGGAGCTATGTCAAGGGTGAGTGCACAAATATGTAAATTACTGTTATGAACAAGTGTAATATTTCATAAAGTGACTGTACATGTACGGGTATCCTGTTatagatttttagctcacctggcccaaagggtcaagtgagcttttctcatcacttggcatccgttgtccgtcgtctgtaaactcttctcctctgaaactactgggccaaatttaaccaaacgtggccacaatcatcattggggtatctagtttaaaaagtgtgtccggtgacccagccaaccaaccaagatggccgccatggctaaaaatagaacatagggttaaactgcagtttttggcttataactcaaaaaccaaagcatttagagcaaatctgacaggtggtgaaattgtttatcaggtcaagatctatctgccgtggaatttttagatgaattggataacaggttgttaggttgctgcccccgaattggtaattttaaggaaattttgccgtgttttgttgttatcttgaatattattatagatagagataaacaatAATGTAcaaccatcaccaaaacacaattttgtcatgaatccatctgtatcctttgtttaatattcacatagaccaaggtgagcgacacaggctctttagagcctctagttgattATTGGTTACACCTTTAGTCATCTCATTAAGTTTTATTCTTGGATCCTAAAGAGAGAGTTTAAGGTAAATGACTAACTTGTTAATTTAAGACACCAATTTTATATTCAGAAAAAGAATTTTAGGTTAATGATAAGTCAAATCCTTACAGCCGTGGTTGCCTTTGATTGATCTAATAGTTAAAAATCATTATTGTCCTATTTCACACTAAAAGTTCACATCAAAATGATCAATTATGATTCTGTCTAGAACATGAGATATCTGGATTCAAAGGAAACATAAAATGTGTTAGTAAAAAACTCCCcaatgtataaatttaaaaaaaaactattgaaaatCTATATACATCCCTAGTTATCAatacatatgaacatgatgaaggatgacaggaatttaaaaaaaaattgcacagcACATACAATCAACAAGGATCAATCAATTGCAACAACAAGCAAATATGTCCAGATAGACTGACCTATATGTTGTACAGACCAACCAGTGAGCACAAACCTCACCATTTATCTATTTAGACCATGTGTTTTCAAAAACCTCATACTTCTATTAAAGATGAATTTGTCTCCTATTTTAGGGTGACTGGTATAAGACCAAAGAAATTCTATTAAAGATGAATTTGTCTCCTATTTTAGGGTGACTGGTATAAGACCAATGAAATTCTATTAAAGATGAATTTGTCTCCTATTTAAGGGTGACTGGTATAAGACCAATGAAATTCTATTAAAGATGAATTTGTCTCCTATTTAAGGGTGACTGGTATAAGACCAATGAAATTCTATTAAAGATGAATTTGTCTCCTATTTTAGGGTGACTGGTATAAGACCAATGAAATTCTATTAAAGATGAATTTGTCTCCTATTTTAGGGTGACTGGTATAAGACCAATGAAATTCTATTAAAGATGAATTTGTCTCCTATTTAAGGGTGACTGGTATAAGACCAATGAAATTCTATTAAAGATGAATTTGTCTCCTTATTTAGGGTGACTGGTATAAGACCAATGAAATTCTATTAAAGATGAATTTGTCTCCTTATTTAGGGTGACTAGTATAAGACCAATGAAATTCTATTAAAGATGAATTTGTCTCCTATTTTAGGGTGACTGGTATAAGACCAATGAAATTCTATTAAAGATGAATTTGTCTCCTATTTTAGGGTGACTGGTATAAGACCAATGAAATTCTATTAAAGATGAATTTGTCTCCTATTTAAGGGTGACTGGTATAAGACCAATGAAATTCTATTAAAGATGAATTTGTCTCCTATTTTAGGGTGACTGGTATAAGACCAATGAAATTCTATTAAAGATGAATTTGTCTCCTTATTTAGGGTGACTGGTATAAGACCAAAGAAATTCTATTAAAGATGAATTTGTCTCCTTATTTAGGGTGACTGGTATAAGACCACTGAAATTCTATTTAAGATGAATTTGTCTCCTATTTTAGGGTGACTGGTATAAGACCAATGAAATTCTATTAAAGATGAATTTGTCTCCTATTTTAGGGTGACTGGTATAAGACCAAAGAAATTCTGTTGAAAGGCCATGATTGGATACTACAAGAGATGAAAGATTCTGGTTTAAGAGGAAGAGGAGGTGCTGGCTTCCCTACAGGAATGAAGTGGGGCTTTATGAATAAACCCAGCGATGGTAGACCTAAATACCTTGTAGTAAATGCAGATGAGGGAGAACCGGGTACATGTAAAGATAGAGAAATCATGCGACATGACCCACATAAATTGGTGGAAGGGTGCCTTGTCGCAGGAAGGTCTATGGGTGCAGTGGCAGCCTACATTTACATTAGAGGAGAGTTTTATAATGAAGCTTCTAATCTCCAAGTTGCCATTAAAGAGGCCTATGCTAATGGACTTATTGGTAAAAATGCGTGTGGGTCTGGCTATGATTTTGATGTGTTTGTTCACCGTGGAGCAGGAGCATATATATGTGGAGAAGAAACAGTAAGTTCTAGTACAATGTTAATGAAGAAATCAGGTAGTAAATACTGAAGTGTATTAAAATCTAATACTAGTGAATATTGCCTCAACAAATCTAAGACTGCAGAAAATGATGTCTGTAGCACAAACTGGGACATTATATATGAGCTAGTTCACCAAAACAGGCTTTGGAGAGACTGTAAGGTCAAATAAAGAATGCCATAAGAATTTGCCTCTTTCGATTTTGATACTGACTTATCATTTATATAGCTTGAAAATAGAATGATAGAAACACAAAATTTATGGAAAGAGGAAGTAAAGCATGTACATTATTGTAACTGCTCAAATTACTATTTGTTAAATCAGTTTTTTGTATCTTGATTCTTCTGCAGTTTTACAATTAGTTATATTTTTCAGTCGTTAATTGAATCTCTAGAAGGAAAAGCAGGAAAACCCAGGCTGAAACCCCCATTCCCAGCTGATGTTGGCGTATTTGGTTGCCCTACAACAGTGGCAAATGTAGAAACTGTAGCAGTAGCTCCAGTAAGTCACACAAGTCTAATTATAACAGAAACAAGGCAGTATCTCTGTGAGAAATAATGTTCCCACACACAACAGGAATCAGGGCAGGAACTACAAAATGTAGGGTTTGAAAAGAATTGcgaaattttaatttaattaccGTCTTTTGGTATGTATAGTGTGCATTGATGTATTGTGCGCACCCCCTTTCTGGTCCAAGaaacgagagaaaaaaaaatttcttgtTCGTTTAATACTCATAGACATTTTCGGAAAAGTTACAGCTCCAAAATCGGCAAACAGGAAGTTtatcggtaaacaggaagtttttcAAATGGACACCAATGTCGGAGAATTCCGTACGGAATACGTAATTGATATGAAATTAAAA
This window contains:
- the LOC139498614 gene encoding NADH dehydrogenase [ubiquinone] flavoprotein 1, mitochondrial-like translates to MSSLCRISQNLKWQTVLPQISIFIRENSTKPAEKTKFGPLKDEDRIFTNLYGRHDWKLKGAMSRGDWYKTKEILLKGHDWILQEMKDSGLRGRGGAGFPTGMKWGFMNKPSDGRPKYLVVNADEGEPGTCKDREIMRHDPHKLVEGCLVAGRSMGAVAAYIYIRGEFYNEASNLQVAIKEAYANGLIGKNACGSGYDFDVFVHRGAGAYICGEETSLIESLEGKAGKPRLKPPFPADVGVFGCPTTVANVETVAVAPIICRRGASWFASFGRERNRGTKLFNISGNVNNPCTVEEEMSIPLRELIERHAGGVIGGWDNLQGVIPGGSSTPVIPKSVCEDVPMDFDGLIQAQTGLGTAAVIVMNNQADMIRCISRLIEFYKHESCGQCTPCREGCGWMAKIMNRFETGNARPAEIDMLYELSKQIEGHTICALGDGAAWPVQGLIRHFRPVILERMKEFEAKQPKKATA